In Aquimarina sp. TRL1, a single window of DNA contains:
- a CDS encoding DUF2059 domain-containing protein translates to MKKVIVSLFIFLTYTVFSQQRSYHEDVKEYFDLNGTTQQYSNAVDQMYELLRNQLQHQVPAAIWEELQREKNTTLGNVKSLLTQVYKEHFSHQEIKELLAFYKSETGKQFRKNPDGLSRKQNKRYERFLASDVGQKVKAQSQSLKKAVGEASELWSRDLYRETVKKLKAKGYSFSQ, encoded by the coding sequence ATGAAAAAAGTAATCGTTAGTCTTTTTATCTTTTTGACATATACTGTTTTTTCGCAGCAAAGATCATACCATGAAGATGTTAAAGAGTATTTTGATTTGAACGGGACTACACAGCAATATAGCAATGCAGTAGATCAAATGTATGAGTTGCTTCGAAATCAATTACAGCATCAGGTCCCCGCCGCCATATGGGAAGAGTTGCAAAGAGAGAAAAATACGACTTTAGGAAATGTAAAATCGTTATTGACTCAGGTGTATAAAGAACACTTTAGTCATCAGGAGATAAAGGAGTTGTTAGCATTTTATAAATCCGAAACAGGAAAGCAATTCAGGAAGAATCCCGATGGCTTATCCAGAAAGCAAAACAAACGATATGAACGGTTTTTAGCTTCGGATGTGGGGCAGAAAGTAAAAGCACAAAGTCAATCACTAAAGAAGGCTGTAGGAGAAGCTAGTGAATTATGGAGTCGTGATCTATACCGGGAAACCGTAAAAAAGCTTAAAGCTAAAGGGTATTCTTTTTCGCAGTGA
- a CDS encoding bifunctional 2-polyprenyl-6-hydroxyphenol methylase/3-demethylubiquinol 3-O-methyltransferase UbiG, with product MNTDIFGLAIQDYYTSNSPEDITVIAPDFDDDLIPIAYLFREYSLMPAIEQKALELSYGTVLDVGCGAGSHSLYLQKEKKLNVKAIDISAGAIRIAHKRGVSNAACENFFDQEGSYDTLLFLMNGSGIIGRLPNIDYFFTQVKKLLHPKGQILIDSSDISYLFEDEDGGFWVDANADYYGEMKYKLRYKGDESEWFDWLYIDYNTLVNAANAHGFICECIIKGENNDYLARITAKKNTL from the coding sequence ATGAATACAGATATTTTTGGCTTAGCAATACAGGATTATTACACCAGTAATTCCCCGGAAGATATCACTGTAATTGCGCCCGATTTTGATGATGATCTAATTCCTATTGCTTATTTATTCAGAGAGTACTCACTCATGCCTGCAATAGAACAAAAAGCACTTGAACTTTCTTATGGAACAGTTTTGGATGTTGGTTGCGGAGCCGGAAGTCACAGTCTATATCTGCAAAAAGAGAAAAAACTAAACGTAAAAGCGATCGATATCTCTGCCGGAGCAATTCGCATTGCACATAAAAGAGGCGTGTCCAATGCCGCATGCGAAAATTTCTTTGATCAGGAAGGGAGCTATGACACCCTTCTTTTTTTAATGAATGGTAGCGGCATCATCGGAAGGCTTCCTAATATTGACTATTTTTTTACTCAAGTAAAAAAGCTTCTTCATCCTAAGGGACAAATCCTCATAGATTCTTCGGACATCTCTTATTTATTCGAAGATGAAGATGGTGGTTTTTGGGTGGATGCTAATGCTGACTACTACGGAGAGATGAAATACAAACTCCGGTACAAGGGCGATGAATCTGAATGGTTTGATTGGTTGTACATAGACTACAATACGCTAGTCAATGCCGCAAATGCTCACGGGTTCATTTGCGAGTGTATTATCAAAGGAGAAAACAACGATTATCTGGCGAGAATCACTGCGAAAAAGAATACCCTTTAG
- a CDS encoding YkgJ family cysteine cluster protein — translation MQDFLDQLPTLAKDKHNENKKFFSKLKKKQPKRFDITMQQLHDEEFAETDCLTCANCCKTTGPLFTDKDIERIAKYMKMKPYDFEQKYLRKDEEGDMVLQETPCRFLASDNYCLIYDVRPKACREYPHTDRKKFHQIAHLTMHNVAICPAAFRIVEKMKMLFQGG, via the coding sequence ATGCAGGATTTTTTAGATCAATTACCGACACTCGCCAAAGATAAACATAACGAGAATAAAAAGTTCTTTTCCAAATTAAAAAAGAAGCAGCCCAAACGGTTTGATATAACAATGCAGCAACTGCATGATGAAGAGTTTGCCGAGACGGACTGTCTGACATGTGCTAATTGCTGTAAAACAACTGGTCCTTTGTTTACTGATAAGGACATCGAGCGAATTGCTAAATACATGAAAATGAAACCATATGATTTTGAGCAGAAATACCTTCGAAAAGATGAAGAAGGGGATATGGTTTTACAAGAAACACCTTGTCGTTTTTTAGCTTCTGATAACTACTGTTTGATTTATGATGTCCGACCAAAAGCATGTAGGGAGTATCCACATACAGATCGAAAAAAGTTTCATCAGATTGCTCACCTGACCATGCACAATGTGGCTATATGTCCTGCAGCATTTAGAATAGTAGAAAAAATGAAGATGTTATTTCAGGGAGGATAA
- a CDS encoding Lipl32 family lipoprotein, which produces MKTKILVLLSIFALGSSVTLQAQKLKKFGSSIEKKIGPKTIKVPYTDVVSYLGYATPGNEDQVKDGKKFYYIYVWIPAVAPELGVRMMSPVGKNKIKNATVSKAYADNSKSNDYFDTYITLERSDIISKNNITEDAVKNANWVTLASNDDSGEMPKQPSGSSYNSLLRYKSEISSPTKALTVGLYRVGFTTYKRGEVKGTFVAQVAAPIKLPGVAMAKTIADLKKELSK; this is translated from the coding sequence ATGAAAACAAAAATTTTAGTACTACTCAGTATTTTCGCACTTGGAAGTTCTGTAACCTTACAAGCACAAAAACTTAAAAAATTCGGAAGTTCTATCGAAAAAAAGATCGGACCTAAAACCATCAAAGTTCCTTATACAGATGTTGTATCTTACCTAGGATATGCAACTCCAGGAAATGAAGATCAAGTAAAAGATGGGAAAAAATTCTACTACATATATGTATGGATTCCTGCAGTAGCTCCTGAATTAGGAGTAAGAATGATGTCTCCTGTAGGAAAAAACAAAATAAAGAATGCAACTGTATCTAAAGCATATGCTGATAACAGCAAATCGAATGACTACTTTGATACATACATTACATTAGAGCGTTCCGATATTATCAGTAAAAATAACATTACAGAAGATGCTGTAAAAAATGCCAACTGGGTAACACTTGCTAGCAATGATGACAGTGGAGAAATGCCTAAACAGCCTAGTGGGAGCAGCTACAACTCTCTTTTGAGATACAAGAGTGAAATCAGCAGCCCTACAAAAGCACTTACTGTAGGTTTATACAGAGTTGGGTTTACTACATATAAAAGAGGTGAAGTAAAAGGAACATTTGTAGCTCAGGTTGCTGCTCCTATAAAACTTCCTGGAGTAGCAATGGCAAAAACTATTGCTGACCTTAAAAAAGAGTTAAGTAAATAA
- a CDS encoding SIMPL domain-containing protein (The SIMPL domain is named for its presence in mouse protein SIMPL (signalling molecule that associates with mouse pelle-like kinase). Bacterial member BP26, from Brucella, was shown to assemble into a channel-like structure, while YggE from E. coli has been associated with resistance to oxidative stress.): MKYTIYLLFLICSSPIFSQETQNAIEVVGETEATITIDRYNMLINIKEVLADGYRNLEAKSLDEVTNTYKSKLKTAGIDFAKFQKNTSYKLYAGTSEINEVMYYNYTSNSSEEVEKIMALKTPGVRVTNVEIIAKEKSAEELATISHKAILNAKSIAQKMAEKLNKNIGDIIAIRSSNTSSQYIDINKITSTQKYYVTVSFKLL; the protein is encoded by the coding sequence ATGAAATACACAATCTACCTGCTGTTTTTAATTTGTAGCTCTCCGATCTTTTCTCAGGAGACACAAAATGCTATCGAAGTTGTCGGAGAAACTGAGGCAACCATTACTATAGACCGATATAATATGCTCATAAATATCAAAGAAGTTTTAGCCGATGGATATAGAAATTTAGAAGCTAAAAGCCTTGATGAAGTAACAAACACTTATAAAAGTAAATTAAAAACAGCAGGAATAGATTTTGCTAAATTTCAGAAAAATACCTCCTATAAACTCTATGCGGGAACTTCAGAAATAAACGAAGTAATGTATTACAACTACACTTCTAACTCCTCTGAAGAAGTCGAAAAAATAATGGCCTTAAAAACCCCTGGAGTAAGAGTTACAAATGTTGAAATCATAGCAAAAGAAAAAAGCGCAGAAGAGCTTGCTACGATTAGCCATAAAGCAATTCTAAATGCCAAAAGTATTGCGCAAAAAATGGCAGAAAAACTCAACAAAAACATTGGAGATATTATCGCTATTAGAAGTTCAAATACATCCAGCCAATACATAGATATTAACAAGATAACATCTACTCAAAAATACTATGTAACGGTTTCTTTTAAACTATTATAA
- a CDS encoding response regulator transcription factor: MKYNLIIADDHKMFLDGLLSILNEEQDYNILLTAKNGSNIIKYVEINPKEKIDLIITDISMPEVDGITLNKMLKEKNRNIKTLVVSMHNNAEMIDNLIEHDVDGYVPKNAEKEELLLAIKTILGGEKYFSKEIKDIYIENKFSKKKQNEIKLTQREIDVITLIAQEYTTQEIADQLFLSKHTIESYRKNLIAKLNVRNLAGLTKYALKMKYIEP, translated from the coding sequence ATGAAATACAACCTTATCATTGCAGACGATCATAAAATGTTTTTGGACGGTTTACTTAGTATTCTTAATGAAGAACAAGACTACAATATCTTATTAACTGCAAAAAACGGAAGTAACATCATAAAATATGTAGAGATCAACCCAAAAGAAAAAATTGACCTGATCATTACTGATATCAGCATGCCAGAAGTAGATGGCATCACATTAAACAAGATGCTGAAAGAAAAAAACAGAAATATAAAAACACTGGTTGTCAGTATGCATAACAATGCAGAAATGATTGACAATCTGATTGAGCATGATGTTGATGGGTATGTTCCTAAAAATGCTGAAAAAGAAGAATTACTTTTAGCTATAAAAACAATTTTAGGAGGTGAAAAATATTTCTCAAAAGAGATTAAAGATATTTATATTGAAAATAAGTTTTCTAAAAAGAAACAAAACGAAATTAAACTAACTCAAAGAGAAATTGATGTTATCACTCTGATCGCACAAGAATATACAACTCAAGAAATTGCAGATCAGTTATTTTTAAGCAAGCACACTATAGAAAGTTATCGAAAAAACCTCATCGCCAAACTCAATGTCAGAAATTTGGCTGGACTTACTAAGTACGCACTAAAAATGAAATATATAGAACCTTAA
- a CDS encoding sensor histidine kinase, with product MLKSLQKNILIILLGCFPFIYAQKAVEEISAFPAKKIAPEVQKKELAKLRITTELGIADRLFVQKDINAAAAIYKKILKEAIPSNLLKEQAEIYHKLKLIALQKDDYKSAFALSSQYFVIKDSINALERLKKITFLENKYQKLQKEKEKLTLLNKEDELRHIDLQKDIQRKENENQILFLKNTAERRRNEIILLKKDKQLKELEINRQKEIKKITFISFIITLIPIIGLLILYYQKLKTQSLLNKKLKEIGQQRISTILKDQELKLIRASIEGQDRERKRIAQELHDSIGGNLAAIKLQFSNLSKDRGKFKTLYHQLDDTYQQVRTLSHNLIPTKFRQNDFVPLITEYMKNIEEASKLKVMLSIYPEDDINNEIDEKLQNEIFIILQELITNTIKHSGATRLDIQIDLIHDTIHLIFEDNGIGFSCALITPGVGLTSLKRRLKALDGVYTIDSRHKRGTIINIEIPNKKHIIL from the coding sequence ATGCTCAAATCTTTGCAAAAAAACATATTAATTATCCTATTAGGCTGTTTTCCTTTTATTTATGCTCAAAAAGCAGTAGAAGAAATTTCTGCTTTTCCTGCAAAAAAAATAGCGCCCGAAGTACAAAAAAAGGAACTAGCCAAGCTTAGAATTACCACAGAATTAGGGATTGCCGATCGGTTATTTGTTCAAAAAGACATTAATGCCGCCGCTGCCATTTATAAAAAAATCTTAAAAGAAGCTATTCCTTCTAATTTATTAAAAGAGCAGGCAGAAATTTATCATAAACTAAAGCTTATCGCCTTACAAAAAGACGATTATAAAAGTGCCTTTGCACTTTCTTCTCAATATTTTGTGATAAAAGATTCTATCAATGCGTTAGAGCGTTTGAAAAAGATAACTTTTCTTGAAAACAAGTATCAAAAACTTCAGAAAGAAAAAGAAAAACTGACCTTATTAAACAAAGAAGATGAACTCAGGCATATTGACCTTCAAAAAGACATTCAGCGAAAGGAAAATGAAAATCAAATCTTGTTTTTAAAAAATACTGCTGAAAGAAGAAGAAATGAAATCATTCTTTTAAAAAAAGACAAGCAGCTCAAAGAATTAGAAATCAACCGTCAAAAAGAAATAAAGAAAATCACCTTTATTTCATTTATTATTACATTAATTCCTATCATAGGGTTGCTCATTTTATATTATCAAAAATTAAAAACACAAAGCCTGCTCAACAAAAAACTAAAAGAGATCGGTCAACAACGAATTTCTACCATATTAAAAGATCAGGAATTAAAATTAATTCGGGCTTCCATTGAAGGACAAGACAGAGAACGAAAAAGAATAGCTCAGGAGCTACATGATAGTATTGGAGGTAATCTTGCCGCCATAAAATTACAATTCAGCAATTTATCCAAAGACAGAGGCAAATTCAAAACATTATACCATCAGTTAGATGACACATACCAACAAGTAAGAACTTTATCACATAATTTAATTCCAACCAAATTTCGTCAAAACGATTTTGTACCTTTGATCACAGAATATATGAAAAACATTGAGGAAGCAAGCAAATTAAAGGTGATGCTTTCTATATACCCGGAAGATGATATCAATAATGAAATAGACGAAAAGTTACAAAATGAAATTTTCATAATTCTACAGGAATTAATTACTAATACAATAAAACATAGCGGAGCAACTCGGTTAGATATTCAAATAGACCTTATTCACGACACCATTCATTTAATTTTTGAAGATAATGGAATAGGGTTCAGTTGTGCTCTGATTACACCAGGAGTAGGACTAACCAGCCTCAAAAGGCGTCTAAAGGCGTTGGACGGGGTCTATACCATTGATTCCAGACACAAAAGAGGAACTATCATTAATATCGAAATCCCTAATAAAAAACATATTATATTATGA
- a CDS encoding exo-beta-N-acetylmuramidase NamZ domain-containing protein, translated as MVFIKHTFKNTFLFFFLLFISCRNNASSNFATAKIDSQTVSKVNKTATSVSQPPVVGANQLDAYLPLLKNKNVAFVGNQTSVIFRNDTKTTHLVDSLIAHSIKIKKVFSPEHGFRGKADAAEHVADGRDKKTGIPIISLYGKNKKPTSDMLKNIDIIVFDIQDVGVRFYTYISTLHYVMQSCAENQIPVIILDRPNPNGHYIDGPVLDTRHSSFVGMHPVPLVHGMTIGEYAQMINGEGWLQTDQKCNLTIIPVKNYTHTTPYHLPIRPSPNLPNDIAINLYPSLGLFEGTTINAGRGTEMQFQLIGAPELPKDKYPFSYTPAPNFGAKNPKHKGNLCNGIDLRNTEKMNRINLSWIINAYKLSSKKAVFFKNKSFTIHAGNTLLQKQIEQGVSIQKIRDSWNSDLNIYKKTRAKYLLYK; from the coding sequence ATGGTTTTTATAAAACATACATTCAAAAATACATTTTTATTCTTCTTTCTCCTTTTTATTTCTTGTAGAAATAATGCTTCTTCTAATTTTGCAACAGCAAAAATAGATTCTCAAACGGTTTCTAAGGTAAATAAAACAGCTACTTCCGTATCTCAACCTCCTGTTGTAGGAGCAAATCAGTTAGACGCATACCTCCCGTTACTCAAAAATAAAAATGTAGCATTTGTGGGGAATCAAACCAGTGTAATTTTCAGAAACGATACCAAAACTACTCACCTGGTAGATTCACTTATCGCCCATTCGATAAAAATAAAAAAAGTCTTTTCTCCCGAACATGGCTTTAGAGGTAAAGCAGACGCGGCAGAACACGTTGCTGATGGAAGAGATAAAAAAACTGGTATTCCGATTATATCACTATATGGCAAAAATAAAAAGCCTACTTCTGATATGTTAAAAAACATAGACATAATCGTATTCGATATTCAGGATGTAGGAGTTCGCTTTTATACCTACATTTCTACATTACATTATGTGATGCAATCTTGTGCAGAAAACCAGATTCCTGTTATTATATTAGATCGACCCAACCCAAACGGGCATTATATAGACGGTCCTGTTTTAGACACCAGACATAGTAGTTTTGTAGGAATGCATCCAGTTCCTTTAGTACATGGAATGACTATTGGAGAATATGCACAAATGATTAATGGAGAAGGTTGGTTACAGACCGATCAGAAATGCAATCTCACCATAATCCCTGTAAAAAACTATACTCACACAACTCCTTATCACCTTCCCATCAGACCTTCTCCCAATCTCCCTAATGATATTGCTATTAATCTATATCCCAGTTTAGGTTTATTCGAAGGTACAACTATCAATGCAGGTCGAGGAACCGAAATGCAATTTCAGCTAATTGGAGCTCCGGAATTACCTAAAGACAAATACCCTTTTAGCTATACTCCTGCTCCTAATTTTGGAGCTAAAAACCCTAAACACAAAGGAAATCTCTGCAACGGTATTGATCTTAGAAACACCGAAAAAATGAATAGAATTAACTTAAGCTGGATTATAAATGCCTATAAACTTTCTAGTAAAAAAGCTGTTTTTTTCAAAAACAAATCATTTACCATACACGCAGGAAATACTTTATTACAAAAACAAATAGAGCAAGGAGTTTCTATACAAAAAATCCGAGATTCATGGAACTCAGACCTAAACATTTATAAGAAAACACGCGCTAAGTACCTCTTGTACAAATAA
- a CDS encoding ABC transporter permease, which translates to MNFEYFIAKRLIKGKEHKSSISTPIIKIAIFAIALGMVMMLITIATGVGLQKKIREKVAAFNGHIVVSSYDNNQSIESLVPIDKNESFYPEFSSLEGIAHVQGVATKAGIIRTASDFEGIVVKGVGADYDWSTFEEYLVEGKIPDYDTSHPVNTEILISKHIADRLQLSIGDKANTYFLKKGKSSNPVPNIRSFVVTGIYSSGFQEFDEVFVLCDIRHIQRLNKWKENEIGNFEIFIDNFEHLEEKGVEVNETIYPVLYQETIASKYETIFEWLKLFDLNIIGIIAIIILVAGINMITALLVLILERTPMIGILKALGSSDWSIRKVFLYNAAYLIMIGLFWGNLIGLGLLWIQKLYGVIKLNPETYYVSTAPVHIDIGYVLLLNLGTLLLCLIMLLIPSYIVSKVSPVKAIRFE; encoded by the coding sequence TTGAATTTCGAATATTTTATAGCTAAACGCCTTATCAAAGGTAAAGAGCATAAAAGTAGCATATCGACACCAATAATAAAAATTGCGATTTTTGCAATTGCTTTGGGAATGGTGATGATGTTGATTACTATAGCAACAGGAGTAGGTCTTCAGAAAAAAATACGGGAAAAAGTAGCAGCATTTAATGGGCATATTGTAGTCTCCAGTTATGATAATAATCAGAGTATAGAATCATTAGTGCCTATAGATAAAAATGAGTCTTTCTATCCTGAGTTTTCATCATTAGAAGGGATAGCACATGTACAGGGAGTGGCTACAAAAGCTGGGATTATAAGGACAGCTTCGGATTTTGAAGGGATTGTAGTAAAAGGCGTAGGGGCAGACTATGATTGGTCTACTTTCGAAGAGTATTTGGTAGAAGGGAAAATTCCTGATTATGATACAAGTCACCCGGTAAATACCGAAATTCTAATTTCTAAACATATTGCAGATAGGTTACAGCTAAGTATTGGAGACAAAGCCAATACATACTTCCTAAAAAAAGGAAAATCTTCTAATCCAGTGCCAAATATTAGATCTTTTGTAGTGACAGGAATTTATTCTTCAGGATTTCAGGAGTTTGATGAGGTTTTTGTTCTTTGTGATATAAGACATATTCAACGTTTGAATAAATGGAAAGAAAATGAAATTGGGAATTTTGAAATCTTTATAGACAATTTTGAGCATTTGGAAGAAAAAGGCGTTGAAGTCAATGAAACTATTTACCCCGTATTATATCAGGAAACAATTGCTAGTAAATACGAAACGATATTCGAATGGTTAAAATTATTCGACCTCAATATTATAGGGATTATAGCGATTATTATTTTGGTAGCCGGGATTAATATGATTACTGCTTTGTTAGTTTTGATTTTGGAACGTACACCTATGATTGGTATTCTGAAAGCATTAGGAAGTTCAGATTGGAGCATTAGAAAGGTATTCCTGTATAATGCAGCCTATTTGATCATGATTGGGCTTTTTTGGGGGAATCTTATTGGGTTGGGATTGTTGTGGATTCAGAAATTATACGGTGTAATTAAACTGAACCCAGAGACCTATTATGTGAGTACAGCTCCGGTACATATTGATATAGGATATGTATTATTGTTAAACCTGGGGACCTTGTTATTATGTCTTATTATGTTATTAATTCCATCCTATATCGTATCAAAAGTATCTCCGGTTAAGGCAATACGTTTTGAATAA
- a CDS encoding pyridoxal-phosphate dependent enzyme, with protein MEYAENILETIGNTPLVKMNALVKDVDALVLAKYETFNPGNSVKDRMALKMIEDAESDGRLQPGGTIIEGTSGNTGMGLALAAVVKGYKLICVMADKQSKEKMDILRAVGAKVMVCPTNVDPEDPRSYYSVSKRLSEETPNSWYVNQYDNPSNTLAHYESTGPEIWEQTDGKVTHFIVGVGTGGTISGVGKYLKEKNPNVKIWGVDTYGSVFKKYHETGIFDENEIYPYITEGIGEDILPKNVDFSVIDGFTKVTDKDAAIYTQKLAREEGMFLGNSAGAAIKGLLQLKKEFKPEDVVVILFHDHGSRYVGKMFNDDWMKERGFVEEEAYTASDLIKAHEDKQLVTVKTEELVSHAIERIRKFQISQIPVVDSEGFVGSVDESALFTAFLDDKNLADTPIKEIMNPPFPIVEKNTSLDEISGLIKKGNSAVLVNLGNNKHHIITKYDVISHIK; from the coding sequence TTGGAATACGCAGAGAATATTTTAGAAACGATAGGAAATACTCCATTAGTAAAAATGAACGCATTGGTGAAAGATGTTGATGCGTTGGTGTTGGCAAAATATGAAACATTTAACCCCGGGAATTCTGTAAAAGATCGGATGGCATTAAAGATGATTGAGGATGCTGAATCTGATGGTAGATTACAACCAGGAGGGACGATCATAGAAGGAACTTCTGGAAATACAGGAATGGGATTGGCTCTTGCAGCAGTTGTGAAAGGGTATAAGTTGATCTGTGTGATGGCAGATAAACAATCCAAAGAAAAAATGGATATTTTGAGAGCAGTGGGAGCAAAAGTTATGGTGTGCCCTACTAATGTAGATCCTGAGGATCCGAGATCGTATTATTCTGTTTCCAAACGATTGTCTGAAGAGACACCTAATTCATGGTATGTTAATCAATATGATAACCCTTCTAATACGTTAGCTCATTACGAAAGTACAGGACCAGAGATATGGGAGCAAACAGATGGAAAGGTTACTCATTTTATTGTAGGCGTTGGTACAGGAGGGACAATCTCTGGAGTAGGGAAGTATTTAAAAGAAAAAAATCCAAATGTAAAGATATGGGGAGTAGATACGTATGGCTCTGTTTTTAAAAAATATCATGAAACGGGAATTTTTGATGAAAATGAAATCTACCCTTATATCACAGAAGGTATTGGAGAAGATATTTTGCCTAAAAACGTAGATTTTTCGGTTATTGATGGTTTTACCAAAGTAACTGATAAAGATGCTGCCATTTATACGCAAAAATTGGCAAGAGAAGAAGGAATGTTCTTAGGGAATAGCGCAGGGGCAGCGATCAAAGGGTTATTGCAATTAAAAAAAGAATTCAAACCTGAAGATGTTGTTGTTATCCTTTTTCACGATCATGGAAGCAGGTACGTAGGGAAGATGTTTAATGATGATTGGATGAAAGAAAGAGGGTTTGTAGAAGAGGAAGCATATACAGCCTCTGATCTTATAAAAGCGCATGAAGATAAACAGCTGGTAACTGTGAAAACAGAAGAATTAGTGTCACATGCGATTGAGCGAATCCGAAAGTTTCAAATATCCCAAATACCTGTTGTAGATAGCGAGGGGTTTGTTGGTTCAGTGGATGAAAGTGCTCTTTTTACAGCTTTTCTGGATGATAAAAACCTGGCAGATACTCCCATAAAAGAAATTATGAATCCACCATTTCCTATCGTGGAAAAAAACACTTCATTAGATGAAATATCAGGACTCATTAAAAAAGGGAACTCTGCTGTTCTGGTAAATTTAGGAAATAATAAGCACCATATCATTACCAAGTATGACGTTATAAGTCATATAAAATAA
- a CDS encoding AraC family transcriptional regulator, whose translation MYKYTFDFSDIDRLRDYFHSELDPKGTTDRIFFPPEIGDGYLQYYKISPEVFLLINNYTANADIEYIRKPAEERDLILHFRKYALDHEVTSDEIISRYSNGYTPGNMRCIDARTGERVFIAKGGVVKSTMIVLKKSFTKSYLMKGNEALVDKVDHYIKQSHKHINKFYLSYRQSKLFDQIVEPFEDKVESYLFYLARAVLLLETFWKDVLKWTTEENPFSINSSQIGGIYKVTDYLENNLNEPFIGVDQLATMAYMSRTSFFNTFKEIHNQTPLEFFNNKKLERSYNMIFTKQLSVKEVMSNLNYSNSSKFRKAFFDRFNIYPD comes from the coding sequence ATGTATAAATATACGTTTGATTTTTCTGATATAGATCGCTTAAGGGACTATTTCCATTCAGAATTAGACCCCAAAGGAACTACAGATAGAATTTTTTTTCCTCCTGAGATTGGGGATGGGTATCTTCAGTATTATAAAATTTCTCCAGAGGTTTTTTTATTGATAAATAATTATACAGCAAATGCTGATATTGAATATATAAGGAAACCTGCTGAAGAAAGAGACCTGATTTTACATTTTAGAAAATATGCTTTAGATCATGAAGTGACCTCAGATGAGATTATCAGCAGGTATTCTAATGGTTATACGCCAGGAAATATGCGCTGTATAGATGCCAGAACCGGAGAGCGGGTATTTATAGCCAAAGGAGGTGTTGTGAAGTCTACTATGATTGTTTTAAAAAAATCATTTACGAAATCGTATTTGATGAAAGGAAATGAGGCTCTTGTTGATAAAGTAGATCATTATATAAAACAATCCCATAAACACATTAATAAGTTTTATCTTTCCTATAGGCAGTCTAAGTTATTTGATCAGATCGTAGAACCTTTTGAAGATAAGGTGGAAAGTTACTTGTTTTATCTGGCCAGAGCGGTGTTACTATTAGAAACATTTTGGAAAGATGTACTCAAGTGGACAACAGAGGAAAACCCATTTAGTATTAATAGCTCTCAGATTGGCGGAATTTATAAAGTAACTGATTATTTGGAAAATAACTTAAATGAACCTTTTATCGGAGTTGATCAGCTAGCTACAATGGCATATATGAGCAGGACAAGCTTTTTTAATACTTTTAAAGAGATTCATAACCAGACCCCTTTAGAATTTTTTAATAATAAGAAGTTAGAAAGGTCGTATAATATGATTTTTACAAAACAATTATCTGTAAAAGAGGTAATGAGTAATTTGAACTATTCTAACTCTTCTAAGTTTAGAAAAGCATTTTTTGATCGATTTAATATTTATCCTGATTGA